The stretch of DNA CGACATGACCTGTTGTATTCGTGCACACTTGTTCATAGGTTGGATTTTCTACATGTCCCCCTGTATAACCAGAACGAATATCGATAACACCTGGTCGTTGATCAAATGGCTCTACCATACACCAGAAGCAACCTCCTGCAAATGTAGCTATTTCTGTTTGTTTAGACATGTAATTCCTCCAATCGTATTTAATATATCGATTTATCCCTATTTTTCCCTTTTTGATAAAAAAAATCAAGCACGAAGCATTATATAAATAACTTAGGAGTAGATAAACCTGATTTCTTTCCTTCTTCGGGCTTGGATTGATTGGTATTTGGGTCTTTCTGTTCGTCTTCAAAATGACCTGTACTTTTATCTTCAGTCTTAAGTATGTCCTCTTGTGCATGATGATCTGTATTTTCTAGTGAGTTATTAGAAGTTTCTTCATCTTCATTGGAAAGCTCTTTAAAAGCTTTCATCATTCTATACATACTAGGAAGATTTTTAACCATTGGACCATATTCTTGAATTAATGGTGCTGTGGATTGTAATATTCCTAAAAATTGTTGTACTCCTCCTAAGGTTTTAGATAAAGTTTGTAAACCACCTGAGGAAGCCGCTCCCACTCCACCTACTGATTTTCCTCCACCAAAAGAGGATAATAAACCAGCAATGCCTCTAGAATTATTTCTACCACTCATTTGATTATTGTTTAAAAATGGATTCCTGTTTTGTTGAGGATGCGGATGCATAGGTCCAAAAGGTAGTTGTTGTTGACGTTGTCGTTCTTGTGGTGGAAAAACCATACTTATCCCCCCTTATCATGATGTTCTACCTATAGAATACGCATTTGCACTATATAATGTGTAGGCTTGGATAAGAACATTTCCCGGGAAACCGCATAAAATGGCATAATATACAAAAATTAGCATTTAAAAACAACTTATTTGTCGAAAAAGTGAAAAATTAATCAAACGTTTGTTTGAATTTTGGTCGATGTTATTTAGACAATAAAAAAAGCAGCTATTTAATAAGCTGCTTTTTTCCATTCGTATTCATTCCATAAAGAGTCAAAGGTTACTGTTGCACTTGGAAATGGGCTATTCCATTCTAAATAATTACTAATCTCATCGTAGGTATTGGAATGTTTAGGGAAATTATGATTACGAAATGCCCATTCCGCAAGTTCTGAATTATCATCTTTCTCCAGCTTACCTCGATAGGTCATTAAAAACTGATAGAATGTTTGTTCCATCTATGCTTCCCCCTTATGTTTTAAGATTCATTCATAAAAGCTTCGTGTTTTGCTTGTTTCTTTTTATAAACTATTTTAGATAAATAAATACTAATTTCATAAATCACCATAAGTGGAACGGCAACAACAATTTGTAAAATAAAATCAGGTGGTGTAATTATTACCCCGATTACAATAAGTACAAAATAAGCATATTTACGGTTTTTCGTCATGAAATCTGGTGTTACTATTCCTAAGCTAGTTAAAAACATTGCTATTAATGGTAGTTCAAATAGAAATGCAAAAGGTAAAGTAATTTTCATTAAAAAGGTAAAATATCTGTCCACTGTGAACATGATATTAAACATGTCTTCGTTTAACGATAGTAAGAATGGAAATATTAGATGAATAAAAATGATATATCCAAATACAAGTCCAATAATAAATAATAGGAATAATGCAGGTATATAAGATAACGAAACCTTTTTTTCACGAGAAGTTAAAGCTGGGCTTATAAATGCCCATACTTGATAAGCTAGAATAGGAATAGTACCGATTATGGCAACCAAACCAGCCATTGAAAAATAAACCCAGATAATCTCTGTTGGACTAATTGCTGTTAATTCTAAATCGATGTCATTAACAAAGAACCAGTAGATATCTTTCACATTGAGAAAACCTATTATAAATAGAATGATAAATATTACGGCTGTAACTATTAAACGATTTCGTAATTCGGATAAATGTCCTACGACATTCATTTCTTTTTCTGTACCATCAGTATTACTGGTATATTGATCTTCAGGTGTTGACATGTACAAACACTCCTTATGTACGACATAAAAGAAGATGTAAGGGTATTTCCCCTACACCTCCATTTCGTTGTTATTGTTTCTTTTTATTGTGGTCACTCATAATATCTTGACTCGCATTTTTAAATTCTTTTAGTGTTGTTCCAAAAGCTCGTCCTATTTCAGGTAGCTTGTTTGGTCCGAATACAATTAATGCTACAATTAAAATCAATATTAAGCCTGGAAAGCCGATATTACTAAACATCAAGCATCACTCCACCATCGTAGGTATTTTCATTATTAAATCAGTACTATCTATGCATTATTGAGTAGCTCTTTACTTTATACATATCATAGCACGATTAGAAATAATTAAACAAGTTATTCATAAATCTTCGTTTGTTTATTTTCGATCGTATTGAATGAAGTAATAATCATAAGGGTTTTTTTCATCTTTATCACCTTTAATTTTAGATGATATTATCCAGTCTTCTTGATTAAATTTGGGAAAGAATGTATCTCCGGTAAATGATTCGTCAATCCAAGTTATATACATTCGATCAGCAATATCCATTACTTGTTGAAATAAGTTTGCACCACCGATTACAAAATATTCTTCTTCCGGATTTTCTATATTCCATTGTTTAATCGTGTCTATGTGATGAATTATTTTAGCATTCGGATACTGTACATCGGAACGACTGGTTAAGACAATATTTTTTCGATTTGGTAATGCCCCTCCCATCGATTCAAATGTTTTTCTTCCCATAATAATTGTATTACCTGTTGTCTTTTCTTTAAAAAAACGTAAATCCTTTGGCAAATGCCAAGGCAATTGATTATTAACTCCAATTACATGATTGCGATCCATAGCAAGTAATAACGAAATCATATTATAACCTCAACTTCCTATTTAGATTCGTTGTGTGAGTATCTATTTTGAACTATACAGCAATCGGTGCTTTAATACTTGGATGAGGATTATAATTTTCAATCACTAAATCATCTAAGTCCATTTCAAAAATAGAATTTTTATCTTTGTTTATTATTAGTTGTGGAAAATCGCGGATCTCCCTTTCCAGTTGTGTTTCGACTTGTTCAACATGATTAGAGTAAATATGTGCGTCTCCAAAAGTATGTACGAAATCACCAACTTCTAATCCACACTCATGGGCAATTAAATGCGTGAGTAGGGCATAACTGGCTATATTGAATGGTACCCCTAGGAATACGTCTGCACTTCTTTGGTATAGCTGACAAGAAAGCTTTCCATTTGAAACATAAAATTGGAATAATGTATGACAAGGAGGTAAAGCCATTGTTGGAATATCTTCTGGATTCCACGCAGATACAATATGTCTTCTTGAATTTGGATTCGTTTTAATGGAATGAATCACATCTTTTAATTGATCAATTGTTTCATTCTGAGTAGTCTTCCAATTTCTCCATTGTTTCCCGTATACAGATCCTAAGTCCCCGTATTTGTCAGCAAAAGAATCATCTTCAAGAATTCGCGTTTTAAAGAGCTCCATTTGTTCTTGATATTGTTTATTAAAATTCTCATCTTTTTGACTGCGTAATCCGAAATTCGCCATATCTGGACCTTGATAATCAGCGCTATTTACCCATTTTTCAAATGCCCATTCATTCCAAATATTATTATTATGTTTTAATAAATACCGAATATTGGTATCCCCTTTAATAAACCAAAGTAGTTCACTCGCAACTAGTCGGAATGGAACACGTTTTGTCGTTAGAAGAGGAAATCCTTTATTTAAATCAAAACGAATTTGATGTCCGAATATAGAATGTGTTCCTGTATTGGTTCGATCTCCACGTTGTTCTCCAGTTTTAAATATTTGTTTACACAAATCTAAGTAGGCTTGTTCCCCTAACATATATTAATCTCTCCTGACTATATTTAAAATATAGATTTTGCTTCTCAAATGATTTAATTATAACAGATACTAGTCCTCTTTTGTTACATAATCGTAAAACATAAGCTCACTATTCGAACATAAAACTAGAGTAAAGCTCGGTTTTTCAGAGGAGGTTCACAAATTTGAATACCACGATAGAACAAATAATTAAAAATTCTATTGTATATACATATGTTGCTAGTCAACCATTTGTTGCAATGACTGGATTACCAGTTGATATAGAAGCATCTGAACAAGTAGTACAAAGCGATAATCATATCGAATCTTCAAATGCATTAATAAAAAAGGAAGATGTTTGGTTTGGCGAAAATTGGAATACGGAACAATATAGCATAAGTGAAGAAGAATCAACATTTCAAATAGATGATGAGCAATTTAATGATGCACTTAGTATTTCTCAATTAGAAGAAATAGAAAAAGCCAACTCGATTTCTATAATTGAAGATAAGATCAACTCCATTCATCCAGGAATGAAATCGGATGAAATAAAAGAAGTCCAAAAGGCATTAGTTACTCTGGATTATTATTCAGATGAAATAGATGGTATTTATGGTCCTTTAACCCATGATGCTTTAGTTAGTATAGAGAAAGATTATGACTTATCATTGATAAGTGAGCAACAAGACGAAAGAATTCAAGAGATATATTATGCAGTGGAAGAAGAACCCCAGAATTCAAGTGTAGACACAGTGGAAGGTAATGCATCTTCTACTTCTGAAAATAATGATGATATGAGCGAAGAGCAAAGTAAGGATCCCTACTATTCAAAACAACTCGATGTAAGCGGAAATAAACAGCCTATTATAAAAGCTGCTCGATCATTAGTCGGGACCCCTTATGTGTATGGCGGTGATGGACCAGGAGGTTTTGATTGTAGTGGTTTCATTCAATATGTCTATGAAAGCCATGATATCGTTATCCCTAGAACAGTTAATGAAATATGGAATTTTAGTTCTCCTGTTGATAGTCCTTCGATTGGTGATATCGTATTTTTTTCAACCACACACTCAGGGCCATCCCATGCAGGTATTTATATTGGTAATGGGCAATTTATTCATGCTGGTTCATCTAGTGGTGTCGTTATTACCGAGTTATCCAATCCTTATTGGGAAGAGAGATATTTAGGTGCAAAGCGTATCTAATAGTATAGAGTTATTCCCCTTCCCATTCTTTGTAGAATTGATGTAGAAAGTTTTCGATGTACTGATGACGTTCTGCTGCTATCATTCTACCTGTATTTGTATGCATTGAATCTTGTAATAATAGTAATTTCTCATAAAAATGGTGAATGGTAGAACCGGATGATTTTGTTGGGTCATGAATAGACCGCTGTTTCGAACTCCCATATGCAAATGCTCTAGCTATGCCGATGGCACCAATTGCGTCTAATCGATCAGCATCTTGAACTATTTTTCCTTCTATAGTCGATGGTATAACACCTTTAGAATAAGAAGTAGTATCGATAATCGTTATTATAGCTTCGATTTGAGAATATTGTAATCCTAATGGTTTAAGAAACTGTATAAGCTCATTTTTTTCTTTCTCTGGATTATTAGCTAGTTTATGGTCAGTTATATCATGAAGCCATGCTGCTGCTGTGGTTATAAATAAATCTGCTCCTTCATCTGTAGCTATTTTAATCGCATTTTTCACCACACGCTGCAAATGGTAATAATCATGGCCTGTATAATCATTTGCGAATTTCTGTTGTACATATTCACTAATTTTATCTAATTGGTTGTTTTCTGAATGCATTATTTCCCCCAAGGTTAATAAAATATAGAATTACTTTATCATTCGTTATACTATTTGTAAATTTTAGTTAATTTATCGAAAATTAAAGTTATTTCCTTGACTGATTTGTTTGTATAGGCTAACATTAGTACCAAGCAAAGAAGATGTACGGAATCATTAATTAACGAAGGCAGCTTCTATAGAAGTGGATGATTTATGGTCCGTACTTCTATAGAAGCTGCCCTTTTTTAATATTTCGTTGGTCAACTTTGTAATAACACGCGTTTTACGTGGAAGTATTAGGAGGAAATTTACATGGAAAACGGAGTAGTAAAATGGTTTAATGCTGAAAAAGGTTATGGATTTATCCAACTTGAAGAAGGTAATGATGTATTCGTACACTATTCAGCAATTCAAGAAGAAGGCTTTAAGTCTTTAGAAGAAGGACAAGAAGTTTCCTTTGAAATTGTTGAAGGTGAACGTGGTCCGCAAGCAGCAAACGTTGTAAAAAAATAATATCTTATATATAGAGGCGGAAAGCTTAATTTTAAGCTTTCCGCTTTTTTTGTGTTTTTAATAATGTAGTTATTTATACCGCTCCTCCCTCCTCGTTTTGTCAATAAACTCCCTTATTTGTTCATTAATTGTTCATATACTTTTCTAACTAAAAAGTTAGTAAAATCATTAGAACGCATTGTTTGTGCATAATTGAACAAAGTGTGAAAAGTCTATGGTTTGCACGAATAGGACCTTTGTATTGTGTATGATAAAACTATAGATACAAAAGGGGTGATAATGATGAAAAAACTTTTTCAAAACAAAAATAATGAAACAGAGCCAAACCTTATAGGAACATTTGCTTCAGTTCTACTATTAGGTGGGCTGATCATTATATGCTGGGTATCTGTATTTGCAATTTTTATATCTAGATAGGAAGAAAGGATGAGTGACGTGCATCTGCATAAATTAGAAAAATGGTGGTTAATTCTTGGAGTTAGTGCATTAATAATTTTTTTAATTGTTTTAGGGTTTGGGGCTTTTTATATGGGTACACATCCGCAAAGTCATGGATTAACAATTGATCCAAATAATGTCGAAGCAAATGAAGCTTTTCAACAAGAAAATCTTGGATTAACGAAAGTGGATGAAGATCATTATATTGTTAATGTTGTTGCTAGTGCTTTTAATTATGATCTTGGTGTAGATGAAGACGGAAATTCTGTAAGTCATATTAAGATTCCTAAAGGTGCTTCTGTATTATTTCAAGTAGTCACAACAGACGTCATACATGGATTTAATATTGCTGGAACGAATGTAAATATGATGGTAGAACCAGGCTACGTTAGCAGTATGGAAGTTCAAATGAATAATGTTGGAGAATTTACCTTGTTATGTAATGAGTATTGCGGAGTTGGACATCATATGATGTTTACGACAGTGGAGGTGTATGAATAATGGCACTTGCTAATTTACAAACATTCGAAGATATTTCAACTGAATCTATCGTGATTACAAAAACAGATTCTAAATTATACTTATCATTTATTTATGTAGCAATTATTTCTTTATTCTTAGGTGGACTAATGGGGTTATTGCAAGTATTAGTACGAACAGGTGAATTTACTCTCCCTTTTGGAATTGGTTATTATCAAATTCTTACGTTCCATGGTGTTGTTCTTGCTTTAGTATTAACTACTTTTTTTATTATTGGATTTCAATTTGCTTTAATGGGAAAAACAGTAGGTATTTCTGAAAAACAGCGCAAATTTGCTTGGTTAGCTTTTTGGGTAATGACTATTGGTACATCAATGACTGCTGTTACAATTCTAATAGGGAAAGCAAATGTGCTCTACACCTTTTACGCACCCTTAAAAGCACATCCCCTCTTCTATATTGGATTAGCTCTTGTTGTTGTGGGGACTTGGATTGCAGCAATTGTAAATTGGAGACAACTATTTGTTTGGAAAAAGCAAATTCCAAATCAAAAATCCCCTCTCCTTGCTTTTATGGTTACCATTAATATGATTATGTGGGTTATTGCTTCACTAGGTGTAGCTGTAGCGGTATTAGTTCAATTTATTCCATGGTCATTAGGTTTTGCAGAAACAATCAATGTATTGTTAAGTAGAACGTTATTTTGGTACTTTGGCCATCCTTTAGTTTACTTTTGGTTATTACCTGCTTACATGGCTTGGTATGCCATTATACCGAAGATAATTGGAGGTAAACTATTTAGTGACTCCTTAGCACGATTATCATTTATTTTGTTTTTATTCTTTTCGATTCCAGTTGGTTTTCATCATCAATTAACAGAACCAGGAATAGATCCTACATGGAAGTTTATACAAGTTGTATTAACCTTCATGGTTATTATTCCTAGTTTAATGACAGCATTTTCGATGTTCGCTACGTTTGAAATTACTGGAAGAAAAAAAGGACATAAAGGTTTATTTGGTTGGTTTAAAAACTTACCTTGGCAAGATGTCCGCTTCTTTGCTCCATTTGTAGGTATGCTTGCATTTATACCAGGTGGTATTGGCGGAATCATTAATGCCTCTCATCAAATGAATACAGTAGTCCATAACACAATTTGG from Oceanobacillus iheyensis HTE831 encodes:
- the vrrA gene encoding VrrA/YqfQ family protein, which produces MVFPPQERQRQQQLPFGPMHPHPQQNRNPFLNNNQMSGRNNSRGIAGLLSSFGGGKSVGGVGAASSGGLQTLSKTLGGVQQFLGILQSTAPLIQEYGPMVKNLPSMYRMMKAFKELSNEDEETSNNSLENTDHHAQEDILKTEDKSTGHFEDEQKDPNTNQSKPEEGKKSGLSTPKLFI
- a CDS encoding YozE family protein, whose protein sequence is MEQTFYQFLMTYRGKLEKDDNSELAEWAFRNHNFPKHSNTYDEISNYLEWNSPFPSATVTFDSLWNEYEWKKAAY
- the tatC gene encoding twin-arginine translocase subunit TatC, which codes for MSTPEDQYTSNTDGTEKEMNVVGHLSELRNRLIVTAVIFIILFIIGFLNVKDIYWFFVNDIDLELTAISPTEIIWVYFSMAGLVAIIGTIPILAYQVWAFISPALTSREKKVSLSYIPALFLLFIIGLVFGYIIFIHLIFPFLLSLNEDMFNIMFTVDRYFTFLMKITLPFAFLFELPLIAMFLTSLGIVTPDFMTKNRKYAYFVLIVIGVIITPPDFILQIVVAVPLMVIYEISIYLSKIVYKKKQAKHEAFMNES
- a CDS encoding twin-arginine translocase TatA/TatE family subunit, which produces MFSNIGFPGLILILIVALIVFGPNKLPEIGRAFGTTLKEFKNASQDIMSDHNKKKQ
- a CDS encoding dihydrofolate reductase gives rise to the protein MISLLLAMDRNHVIGVNNQLPWHLPKDLRFFKEKTTGNTIIMGRKTFESMGGALPNRKNIVLTSRSDVQYPNAKIIHHIDTIKQWNIENPEEEYFVIGGANLFQQVMDIADRMYITWIDESFTGDTFFPKFNQEDWIISSKIKGDKDEKNPYDYYFIQYDRK
- a CDS encoding thymidylate synthase; amino-acid sequence: MLGEQAYLDLCKQIFKTGEQRGDRTNTGTHSIFGHQIRFDLNKGFPLLTTKRVPFRLVASELLWFIKGDTNIRYLLKHNNNIWNEWAFEKWVNSADYQGPDMANFGLRSQKDENFNKQYQEQMELFKTRILEDDSFADKYGDLGSVYGKQWRNWKTTQNETIDQLKDVIHSIKTNPNSRRHIVSAWNPEDIPTMALPPCHTLFQFYVSNGKLSCQLYQRSADVFLGVPFNIASYALLTHLIAHECGLEVGDFVHTFGDAHIYSNHVEQVETQLEREIRDFPQLIINKDKNSIFEMDLDDLVIENYNPHPSIKAPIAV
- a CDS encoding NlpC/P60 family protein, with the translated sequence MNTTIEQIIKNSIVYTYVASQPFVAMTGLPVDIEASEQVVQSDNHIESSNALIKKEDVWFGENWNTEQYSISEEESTFQIDDEQFNDALSISQLEEIEKANSISIIEDKINSIHPGMKSDEIKEVQKALVTLDYYSDEIDGIYGPLTHDALVSIEKDYDLSLISEQQDERIQEIYYAVEEEPQNSSVDTVEGNASSTSENNDDMSEEQSKDPYYSKQLDVSGNKQPIIKAARSLVGTPYVYGGDGPGGFDCSGFIQYVYESHDIVIPRTVNEIWNFSSPVDSPSIGDIVFFSTTHSGPSHAGIYIGNGQFIHAGSSSGVVITELSNPYWEERYLGAKRI
- a CDS encoding HD domain-containing protein: MHSENNQLDKISEYVQQKFANDYTGHDYYHLQRVVKNAIKIATDEGADLFITTAAAWLHDITDHKLANNPEKEKNELIQFLKPLGLQYSQIEAIITIIDTTSYSKGVIPSTIEGKIVQDADRLDAIGAIGIARAFAYGSSKQRSIHDPTKSSGSTIHHFYEKLLLLQDSMHTNTGRMIAAERHQYIENFLHQFYKEWEGE
- a CDS encoding cold-shock protein; the protein is MENGVVKWFNAEKGYGFIQLEEGNDVFVHYSAIQEEGFKSLEEGQEVSFEIVEGERGPQAANVVKK
- a CDS encoding cytochrome c oxidase subunit 2A, with translation MKKLFQNKNNETEPNLIGTFASVLLLGGLIIICWVSVFAIFISR
- a CDS encoding cytochrome c oxidase subunit II — protein: MHLHKLEKWWLILGVSALIIFLIVLGFGAFYMGTHPQSHGLTIDPNNVEANEAFQQENLGLTKVDEDHYIVNVVASAFNYDLGVDEDGNSVSHIKIPKGASVLFQVVTTDVIHGFNIAGTNVNMMVEPGYVSSMEVQMNNVGEFTLLCNEYCGVGHHMMFTTVEVYE
- a CDS encoding b(o/a)3-type cytochrome-c oxidase subunit 1 → MALANLQTFEDISTESIVITKTDSKLYLSFIYVAIISLFLGGLMGLLQVLVRTGEFTLPFGIGYYQILTFHGVVLALVLTTFFIIGFQFALMGKTVGISEKQRKFAWLAFWVMTIGTSMTAVTILIGKANVLYTFYAPLKAHPLFYIGLALVVVGTWIAAIVNWRQLFVWKKQIPNQKSPLLAFMVTINMIMWVIASLGVAVAVLVQFIPWSLGFAETINVLLSRTLFWYFGHPLVYFWLLPAYMAWYAIIPKIIGGKLFSDSLARLSFILFLFFSIPVGFHHQLTEPGIDPTWKFIQVVLTFMVIIPSLMTAFSMFATFEITGRKKGHKGLFGWFKNLPWQDVRFFAPFVGMLAFIPGGIGGIINASHQMNTVVHNTIWVTGHFHLTVATTVLLTFFGIAYWLIPHLTGRKLTRKIHRLGIYQTVVWAIGMTIMSGAMHIQGLLGGPRRSSYSEYGGSEQAVDWGAYQMAQAVGGTILFIGIILMVYIFIYLVFFAPEGNEEFPIAEEENHAPATPKWMENWKLWIGITIALILFAYTIPVVDIIQNAPPGSPPFDAIIGN